A DNA window from Pleurocapsa sp. PCC 7319 contains the following coding sequences:
- the clpX gene encoding ATP-dependent protease ATP-binding subunit ClpX: MTIEPIQLNCSFCGKSQDLVNKLITSDSVCICNECVESCSELLIDSQPDESNQNSKQNWLDHPLPKPKKLVEYLDEHIIGQEDAKKVLSVAVYNHYKRLRHKAAQEESSSTDEGLELQKSNILLVGPTGSGKTLLTQTLAKVLDVPFAVADATTLTESGYVGEDVEGILLRLLQAAELDITEAERGIIYIDEIDKITCKSENPSISRDVSGEGVQQALLKIIEGTIAHVPPQGGRKHPNQECIPVDTSNILFICGGAFVGLEKIISRRSNSKSIGFVSSKVSSKKVKLESRAKDNLLQDLELEDIVKFGIIPELVGRLPVVTTLEPLSEEALFTILTKPRNSLVKQYQELMRMDNVRLEFESEALRSIAQEAYRRKTGARALRGLIEELMLDIMYEVPSRPDLTHCLITQEMVDQHSTAELLHYPSTLSLHRTVS; encoded by the coding sequence ATGACTATAGAACCTATTCAATTAAACTGTTCCTTCTGTGGCAAGTCTCAAGATCTAGTTAACAAACTCATTACCAGCGATAGTGTTTGTATTTGCAATGAATGTGTTGAATCATGTAGTGAATTGTTAATTGACAGTCAACCAGATGAGAGTAACCAAAATAGTAAGCAAAATTGGCTAGATCATCCCTTACCTAAACCCAAAAAGCTGGTGGAGTACTTGGACGAACATATCATCGGTCAAGAAGACGCCAAAAAAGTTTTGTCCGTGGCGGTTTACAATCATTACAAACGTCTTCGACATAAAGCGGCTCAAGAAGAATCATCATCTACTGATGAAGGGCTCGAATTACAAAAATCAAATATTTTGTTGGTTGGTCCTACTGGATCGGGTAAAACTTTACTGACTCAAACATTGGCTAAAGTACTAGATGTACCTTTTGCGGTTGCTGATGCTACTACTCTAACCGAGTCAGGTTATGTGGGTGAAGATGTCGAAGGTATCCTCTTACGTCTTTTACAGGCAGCAGAATTAGATATCACTGAAGCAGAGCGAGGTATTATCTATATAGATGAAATCGATAAAATTACTTGTAAAAGTGAAAATCCTTCAATAAGTCGTGATGTATCTGGAGAAGGGGTACAACAAGCTTTATTGAAAATTATTGAAGGAACCATTGCTCATGTACCTCCTCAAGGAGGCAGAAAACATCCTAATCAAGAATGTATTCCTGTAGATACTAGTAATATTCTCTTTATTTGTGGTGGTGCTTTTGTCGGATTAGAAAAAATTATTTCTCGTCGTAGCAACTCAAAATCTATTGGTTTCGTCTCATCTAAAGTCTCATCTAAAAAAGTCAAGTTAGAATCTCGAGCTAAAGATAATTTGTTGCAGGATCTGGAACTAGAAGACATAGTCAAATTTGGCATTATCCCAGAATTGGTGGGACGATTACCTGTGGTTACTACCTTAGAACCTCTATCAGAAGAAGCTTTGTTTACCATATTGACCAAGCCGCGTAATTCTCTGGTCAAACAATATCAGGAGTTAATGCGTATGGACAACGTTAGATTAGAGTTTGAATCTGAAGCTCTACGAAGCATCGCTCAAGAAGCTTATCGGCGTAAAACAGGTGCCAGAGCTTTACGAGGACTGATTGAAGAGTTGATGTTAGATATCATGTATGAAGTTCCATCTAGACCAGATCTTACTCACTGTTTAATTACTCAAGAAATGGTAGATCAGCATTCTACTGCTGAATTATTACACTATCCTTCTACTCTATCTTTACACAGAACTGTTAGCTAA